One Streptomyces sp. NBC_01237 genomic region harbors:
- a CDS encoding uracil-DNA glycosylase: MAARPLKEIVEPGWAQALEPVAERVAAMGDFLRTEIAAGRTYLPSGPNVLRAFQQPFDEVRVLVVGQDPYPTPGHAIGLSFAVAPEVRPLPGSLENIFRELHADLGLPRPSNGDLTPWTRQGVLLLNRALTTAPRRPAAHRGKGWEEVTEQAIRALVARGTPLVSVLWGRDARNLRPQLGNFPAIESSHPSPMSADRGFFGSRPFSRVNELLERQGAQPVDWRLP; the protein is encoded by the coding sequence GTGGCAGCACGACCGTTGAAAGAAATCGTTGAGCCCGGGTGGGCGCAGGCCCTGGAACCCGTGGCCGAACGCGTCGCCGCGATGGGCGACTTCCTCCGCACCGAGATCGCCGCGGGGCGCACCTACCTGCCCTCGGGGCCCAATGTGCTCCGGGCGTTCCAGCAACCCTTCGACGAGGTGCGGGTCCTCGTCGTCGGTCAGGACCCCTATCCCACCCCGGGTCATGCGATCGGGTTGAGTTTCGCCGTGGCTCCCGAGGTCCGGCCACTGCCGGGCAGCCTGGAGAACATCTTCCGGGAACTGCACGCGGATCTGGGCCTTCCGCGGCCGTCCAACGGCGATCTCACGCCGTGGACCCGGCAGGGGGTCCTGTTGCTCAACCGGGCGTTGACGACCGCACCGCGACGGCCCGCGGCGCATCGCGGCAAGGGCTGGGAAGAGGTCACCGAACAGGCCATCCGGGCCCTGGTGGCGCGCGGCACACCTCTGGTGTCGGTCCTGTGGGGGCGTGACGCCCGCAACCTGCGGCCCCAGCTGGGCAACTTCCCGGCCATCGAGTCCTCGCACCCCTCCCCGATGTCGGCGGACCGCGGGTTCTTCGGCTCACGGCCGTTCAGCCGGGTCAACGAACTGCTGGAGCGCCAGGGGGCGCAGCCGGTCGACTGGCGGTTGCCGTGA
- a CDS encoding N-acetylglucosamine kinase, producing the protein MTAGAASGVLGDSSEPAVGPYVLGVDSGGSGLRVALGTTAGSREPLSTVVCAEPVRTGPAGIDAAHLLEQLLPAARTLLERAEAGRGAAGGPEGAHGPIAAVAVGAAGMATLGGQLRAELPAALSAALGVRGFALAADAVTAYAGAVGQRPGAVVAGGTGLIALGTDLTSWRRADGWGHLLGDIGGGSWIGRAGLDAAMRAHDGRRGGSAALLSRLRAVFGPAPDLPGLLYPRADRPALLASFAPEVAACAGDDTVAADILRRAAAHIAETAAAVCPEAGDDDAGREVALTGGLFRMGDPLLVPLREELAQQVPQARVVPASGDPLAGALRIARALATGDLRLPLHPTLLFVPGSAQGAVPEFAPAAGQP; encoded by the coding sequence GTGACGGCCGGCGCTGCTTCCGGGGTTCTCGGTGATTCCTCCGAACCGGCCGTCGGCCCCTACGTCCTCGGTGTGGACTCGGGCGGCTCCGGACTGCGCGTAGCGCTCGGGACGACGGCCGGCTCGCGGGAGCCGCTGTCCACGGTGGTCTGTGCCGAACCCGTACGGACGGGGCCGGCGGGGATCGACGCGGCCCATCTGCTGGAGCAGCTGCTGCCCGCCGCACGGACGCTGTTGGAGCGGGCCGAGGCCGGACGGGGGGCGGCAGGAGGCCCGGAGGGCGCCCACGGGCCGATCGCCGCCGTAGCCGTGGGGGCCGCCGGGATGGCGACGCTCGGCGGGCAGTTGCGGGCGGAGCTGCCCGCGGCGCTCTCGGCCGCGTTGGGCGTACGCGGCTTCGCCCTCGCCGCCGACGCGGTGACCGCGTACGCGGGTGCGGTGGGCCAGCGGCCGGGTGCGGTCGTCGCGGGCGGCACGGGCCTGATCGCGCTGGGCACCGACCTGACGTCATGGCGCAGGGCCGATGGCTGGGGACATCTTCTGGGTGACATCGGCGGCGGTTCCTGGATCGGCCGCGCCGGCCTCGACGCGGCGATGCGCGCCCACGACGGGCGGCGCGGCGGATCCGCGGCGCTGCTGTCCCGGCTCCGCGCCGTGTTCGGTCCGGCACCCGACCTGCCCGGCCTGCTCTATCCGCGTGCCGACCGCCCCGCGCTGCTCGCGTCGTTCGCTCCCGAGGTGGCGGCGTGCGCCGGTGATGACACGGTCGCCGCGGACATTCTGCGCAGGGCCGCCGCCCATATCGCCGAGACGGCCGCCGCCGTGTGCCCCGAGGCCGGGGACGACGACGCGGGACGCGAAGTGGCCCTGACCGGCGGCCTGTTCAGGATGGGTGACCCCCTGCTGGTACCGCTGCGCGAGGAGCTGGCCCAACAGGTGCCGCAGGCACGCGTGGTGCCCGCTTCGGGGGATCCGCTGGCCGGCGCGCTGCGGATCGCGCGGGCCCTGGCGACAGGGGATCTGAGACTGCCTCTCCATCCGACGCTGCTGTTCGTCCCCGGGTCCGCGCAGGGGGCCGTACCGGAGTTCGCACCGGCGGCGGGGCAGCCCTGA
- a CDS encoding sirohydrochlorin chelatase gives MSTPTGPASGLPVRMPRPRQSGRHRRPEPVVAPEGAAALVLVVPGTPSSATRSLAEEVISIARSELPGLNARIGYLDGDDAEYPTLTTVLTHSAAERVARYEQARAVGREVAEPVGPPAVVVPLLAGPDSALIRRIRQAVMDSGTQVELTDVLGPHPLLAEALHVRLSEAGLARADRARLFTVATAADGIVLATVGGDEAVRAAGITGMLLAARLAVPVMAAALDVEGSVAAVAEQLLSSGSAQLALAPYLVGPEIDPGLLDAAAKEAGCATAEPLGAYPAIGKLVLSMYATALGITPATPQGAQAH, from the coding sequence ATGAGCACCCCCACTGGGCCCGCTTCCGGCCTGCCTGTACGAATGCCGCGACCTCGCCAGTCCGGACGGCACCGCCGCCCGGAGCCCGTGGTCGCGCCTGAGGGCGCTGCCGCGCTCGTTCTCGTCGTTCCCGGTACCCCCTCCTCGGCCACGCGCAGCCTGGCCGAAGAGGTGATCAGCATCGCCCGTTCCGAGCTGCCCGGCCTCAACGCGCGGATCGGCTACCTCGACGGTGACGACGCCGAGTACCCCACGCTGACCACCGTTCTCACACACTCCGCCGCCGAGCGCGTCGCGCGCTACGAGCAGGCCAGGGCCGTGGGCCGCGAGGTCGCCGAACCCGTCGGCCCGCCCGCCGTCGTGGTACCGCTGCTCGCGGGGCCGGACAGCGCCCTGATCCGGCGGATACGGCAGGCAGTGATGGACAGCGGTACCCAGGTCGAGCTGACCGATGTGCTCGGTCCGCACCCGCTGCTCGCCGAAGCGCTGCACGTGCGGCTGTCGGAGGCCGGCCTGGCGCGCGCCGACCGCGCGAGGCTGTTCACCGTGGCGACCGCCGCCGACGGCATCGTGCTGGCCACGGTGGGCGGCGACGAGGCAGTGCGGGCGGCCGGGATCACCGGCATGCTGCTCGCCGCCCGCCTCGCGGTGCCGGTGATGGCCGCCGCGCTCGACGTGGAGGGTTCGGTCGCGGCGGTCGCGGAGCAGCTGCTGAGCTCCGGTTCCGCGCAGCTCGCGCTGGCACCGTACCTGGTGGGCCCCGAGATCGACCCGGGTCTGCTGGACGCGGCGGCGAAGGAGGCCGGCTGCGCGACGGCCGAGCCGCTGGGCGCGTACCCGGCGATCGGCAAGCTGGTGCTGTCGATGTACGCCACGGCACTGGGCATCACTCCGGCGACGCCCCAGGGCGCGCAGGCGCACTGA
- a CDS encoding lactonase family protein — translation MGGNSAVRAFIGSFTSSGGPGITAAAVDRDTGALTVLGSTDVLADPSFLAVGLGPGPGGTALYAVGETPSGAAAALDISGDVPRLIGGVQAVDGGSPTHLALAAGHLVTANYGSGSVTALPVLADGSLGAAVSVLQHEGSGPDARRQEGPHAHQVLGDPSGAWVLSVDLGTDSVRVCALDAGTGALRLHGETALRPGAGPRHLAFHPGGALAYVLNELEPTVTVCRWDAAAGRLEPVGETPVLPESPSSDGAVRTYPSEVVVSHDGRFLWTANRGHDTISVLTLDETGEKPVLVATVGCGGRWPRDLTLDPTGQWLYAANEHSGNVSWFAVEAETGVPQYAGSIEAPAASCVVFA, via the coding sequence ATGGGCGGCAACAGCGCCGTGCGGGCATTCATAGGATCGTTCACCTCGTCGGGCGGGCCGGGCATCACCGCCGCCGCCGTGGACCGGGACACCGGCGCACTGACCGTGCTCGGGTCCACGGACGTCCTGGCCGATCCCTCGTTCCTCGCCGTCGGGCTGGGGCCGGGGCCGGGCGGAACGGCCCTGTACGCCGTCGGTGAGACCCCCAGCGGCGCGGCTGCCGCCCTCGACATCAGCGGCGACGTACCCCGGCTCATCGGTGGCGTCCAGGCCGTGGACGGCGGCTCGCCCACCCATCTCGCGCTCGCGGCGGGTCACCTGGTCACCGCCAACTACGGCTCGGGCAGTGTCACCGCGCTGCCGGTGCTGGCCGACGGTTCGCTCGGCGCGGCGGTCTCCGTGCTCCAGCACGAGGGCAGCGGTCCGGACGCCCGCCGGCAGGAGGGCCCGCACGCCCACCAGGTGCTGGGTGACCCCTCGGGCGCCTGGGTGTTGAGTGTGGACCTCGGCACCGACTCCGTACGCGTCTGCGCCCTGGACGCCGGTACGGGAGCCCTGCGGCTGCACGGCGAGACGGCACTGCGGCCGGGTGCGGGTCCACGTCATCTGGCCTTCCACCCCGGGGGCGCACTCGCCTACGTCCTCAACGAACTGGAACCGACGGTCACCGTGTGCCGCTGGGACGCGGCCGCCGGACGGCTCGAACCGGTCGGCGAGACCCCCGTGCTGCCCGAGTCCCCGTCCTCGGACGGCGCGGTGCGTACGTACCCCTCCGAGGTGGTCGTCTCGCACGACGGACGCTTCCTGTGGACCGCCAACCGCGGGCACGACACCATCTCGGTGCTGACCCTCGACGAGACCGGTGAGAAGCCGGTCCTGGTCGCGACCGTGGGCTGCGGCGGCCGCTGGCCGCGCGACCTCACCCTCGACCCCACCGGCCAGTGGCTGTACGCGGCCAATGAGCACTCGGGGAACGTGAGCTGGTTCGCCGTGGAGGCGGAGACCGGAGTGCCGCAGTACGCGGGCTCCATCGAGGCCCCTGCGGCCTCCTGCGTCGTCTTCGCCTGA